gctgggcttatatacactggaatgtagaaggatgagagggattcttattgaaacatataagattattaagaaatTGGACATACTAGagacgggaaacatgttcccaatgttgggggagtccagaaccagggaccacagtttaagaatatggtgtAGGCcgattagaacggagacgaggaaaatcttttttcacccaaagatttgtgaatctgtggaattctctgcctcagaaggcagtggaagccaattctctggatgctttcaagagggagtcagatagagctcttaaagacagcagagtcaaggaatgtgaggagaaggcaggaatggggtacagattatggatgatcagacatgatcacagtgaatggtggtgctgtctcgaagggcctgatggtctactcctgcacctattgtctattgcctagtgttgtgtgccacagggatcagcATTTAGACTCATGCTGCTAATaatcaaacccttcagcccaatttgtccacgcTGACAAAGgtgcttttcctatccatgtacctactaggttttctatccatgtacctatccatgtaccgaacCGCTTGATCCAagaccgcatgaaattgcagagaagtgtggtcgcagcccagaccatcacacaaacctacctcccttccattgattccatctacatttcacgtcgccttggcaaggccaccagcacaatcaaggaggAGTCACAGTCTGGACACAtcctcttgtcccctctcccctcaggcaagaggtacagaaaacgtatacctccagattcagggacagtttcttcccagttgttatctatACCAgttctctattcccctcatgatgttatatatTCAAGATCACCTTCCAGTCTCCTGGGCTGAaaagaatgaagtcctagccttttaaacctctccctgtagatcaggccctcaagtcctcgtaaatcctctctacactctttccagcttaatgcatctttcctacaacagggtaaccaaaattgaacacaatactccaatgtattcaccaatgtcttgcacaaatgtaacataacataacataacataaatgTAACAGtcaggactggtgcagcgacatcacggtactgtcaaacttctgctctctctctttataaactgcaaacccttctactctctgagggaatttaactcctttattctcgctggagtttacatccccCCCCGGAAGAGTGACTTCccagactccatggtcattgttttgggggactttaacaaagctaacctcagcagtgaccttccaaaatacagacttcatgttacctgccccaccagaggggagagaacactcgaccACTGTTACAcatcaatcaagaacgcatatcgctctgttccccgggtgggtctgggtctctctggtCATTGTCTAGTTCACGTTATTCCAACCTACAGGCAGAagctaaaagctgctaagcctgtggtcagaacaacgagaAGGTGGACAAGcgggggcattgagaacctacaatcctgctttgaccgcacaggttggaatgtgttcagggaagcaaccacaagccttgatgagtatacagacactgtatcatcatatgtcagcttttgtgaggacagttgcattccaactaagacccggacatggttcaacaacaacattctctgccacagaaggtagttgaggccagttcattggctatatttaagagggagttagatgtggcccttgtggctaaagggatcagaggctatggagagaaggcagggatgggatactgagttggatgatcagccatgatcatattgaatagcggtgcaggctcgaaggaccgaatggcctactcctgcacctattgtctatgtttctatgtttctaacaagccctggtttactgtAGAACTCAATGACAGCTCCaacggtctaaagaggaggcctacaggagcggggatgccgacctctacaggcaggccaagtacaagctgagaataggaatcagagctgccaaggaaaggtactctgagaagttgaggagcaagttctcagcaagtgactcttcttcagtttggaagggcttgcaagacatCATCAGCTACACGAGGAAAGCCCCCAActctggacaatcgtcagctgaccaacgacctgaatgagttctactgcaggtttgacaaacAGAAACGTAACCCGGGTACCCcctgtcccccctccccaaccaacacagccagaccccagtctgcaaagaatggaccgttCTGCAtccactcctccccattcaccacttcactcctacttaaagcaagacacCTGtcggaaaagactggaccctttcccaccccaaccaatacttcactcacactcacagtcTGACCTCAATCTGCAAAGACTGGGACCTTCTACACTGACTCTTCCCCATTCATCACTTCACacatacttaaagcaagactccagtctgaaaagactggaccctttcccacccaaccctctccaatcaccacttcccacccaattacccacatcctccatgctgcacaacatcacttctccatcatcatatCATCATATCATATAACTATTTAAATTATCTTcgttagtttgtttgtttgtttggttgtcaGTCACATCTCCTCCAAAATGacctcctctctgtctcccccgccCTATCGTCTGTCAAGCTGGTGAGTGCGCTGCCGGCCGTCCGCTGTTTTTCACAGTCCTCAGAGCGCTGCGGGCCTCGCTCTGGTCAACAACGCCCGCAGCCTAGCTCGGGCCCGGTGCCTGATGGGGAGGCTTGTGCTCTATGACTTCGGtagctgctgcctctacccctccccctccctctctaccccctccctgaggcagagaaagagagagagcgggggagggggagagaggggggggggggtgagagagggggggggggggtgaagaggggggtggagggaggggggtagagggggggttgaggggaacagatgggaaggggggagaaggggggatggaaagggggggagagggcccttcctctctatcccccgacactctgccccccctctgttccccctctctgccccctctctaacccccctccctctctgcccgccctcctctctgccccccttcctctctgctcccccctcctctctgaccctccctccctctccgccccccccccctccctcgctgcccccctccctctctagggaatcccccacttcccccactcccccttctttccccctctcctctctcttcccccttcccctcctctctcaccccctcccccctctctcccccctctccccctccacccctctgccttccctccacctcacccctctcccctcccctcccccctccacatccacctcaccccccctctcaccccctctcaccccccctcccccctccccctttccctcctccctgtgtgtttggggggtggttagtgtgtgtgtgacgttgcagccaccccccccccccccacaaccgcgcgttgaggggacaggatccaacgggtcccccttggtctactcAACAATAAAATTAGAggcggtggagaggcttttcagaaaaCAGAAAAGGCGGAAATCACCAGGACCGGACAATTTTTCccatctactctcaagctctatgCTGAACAACTatgcagacatttttaaccagttccTGCAAACctctactgtccctgcctgcttcaaagcctccactattgtccctgaatccaaaaaggcaaggattaatgacttcatcctccagcacctataccgccaggggacctatgtgaggattttgtttgttgattttagctctgcatccaacaccattgtgccagagatgCTACACTCAAAACTTtcagagttgactgtgcctgaacccctctgttggtggatcaccagcttcctgacagacaggaagcagcatgtgaagctGGGAAAGCACCTTAGACCCGCAAACCCTGCATTGGATTCCTTTCGATGCTACATCATTCCATGATTCTGTGATACCTCTGTAACCTTCTAATTATGTTTTGGGTGTGATACCAACTTCAGTATCACTCCGTTAAAAAATAAGTTTTAATTCCAGGCGACTCAAAACCTTACATAAATTAACTATAGCGCAGCTGCCTTTGAAACTCATAACAGGAAGTGGAAATACTCTCATCTGTGTAGTGACGTGTTCTTTTACTCACTGTCATGTCATTACATTGGAACATTCACATAGCTGTATGTTTAGTAAAACCGATTTCCTAATTCTTACAGATTGGACTGAGGTAAAATAAAAAGTTCACAACACAATAGGTGAATTACTCCCATACCGATGTGCCCAATTCTTGGAAGCCACACAATTGCTGACTACATGGGAATGAATTGATCTGGAATTACTGTCAAGATACAGGTTCAGGAATGTATATCAAACCTGCATATTAGTGTAGTTTGCTACACTATGTTCGAAATTCAGAATAAAGTCTGAATGCAGTCGAGGCCAGAATGTTCTCACATCCTTCCATCTTTCATAACTCCAACAGATGGTTCCCTTTCAAGATTCCAATAACAGTCAGTACTGATAGTCAGGTTGGATACCATCTCTCTGTAACTCTGCTATCCGGTATTAAAATTATCCTAGATTCATTGCCAAAGAGACTTCCTTTAATTCTTTGGCCTGGATGATGAGACATTGATACCTGGATTGGGGGGGTATTAGCTGAAGGGAGAGGTtgacagacttagattgttttcactggaacactGGAGATTTCTGGGGCCTGATatatttggataggaaagatttagagagatatgggccaaatgtgggcaggtgagattagtgtagatgcaGCATCTTGGTCAAGAAGagtccgactcgggagctccatgcagcggagtgttccgatccgtcccgacgccggattttccatcatcccgacgcgagggcttcggACATCGGACCATCGACAGCGACAAGTGTGGAGGGTACAAAGCCccgaacacgggtgaacaaaggaggaagatgactgaactttaatgccttccatcacagtgaggaatgtggattctgctgtggtggatgtttatgttaaattttattttatgtggctgtgtgtactGTTGCTTTTCActctgtatggcaactcaaatatcactgtacctaatggtgcatgtgacaataaatgtaaacttgaacttgaaaaagaATTGCATGTTATTTTGCACAGGGCTTCCTTCACTTTTCTCTCTGCCCTCCCAATTTATGTGGAGACCACTACTCAACATTTCAAAGCACAGAAACCTTTCTTTGATAGAATGGTATCTTCTTGTGCACAGATTATCTGCTGACTTTCCTACATTAAGGTGGCAATTCATTGCTTTTAATATTTTACAAATGTAGGTTTTTTACCTCACACTCCCTTCGAGTGAAGAATTATAATTTTTTTACTAGTAATGTTTTGATACATTAACCGAGGTGCACAGTAAAAATAGACATATTTTGGAAAGAGATTTTCAAAATAAATGACAATATTCTGTAATTTGGTAAGGAAATTAGCACCAAGGTAAatgatcagttgtgatcttagtgAAAGGTTGAGTAGGTTAGGTGTCTGAATGATCCACTCTTGCTTTCTTGTGGATAAAGGCTACAAGATTACTGCAATAGTGTATTGTTAAACACACATCACTGCTCTCCCTTCTCCATTTACAAAGCTTTATTAAAGACTTCCACTCAAATAGGAAATTCACTGTATACATTTTATTGTGAACAATTTATCTTTCATTATGTCAACAAATACAGTTTAATTTACAAGTAGTTACATTGTAACATACAAAATTCCACCACTTGTGATGGGAAATTAGCTTGTGAGTTCCAAAATATTAGAACAGCATTAACAATCCAAACTTGCATTTTAACATGTCAGAGTTCCAAGAAGGTTAATTTAAGCAACTGATTTAATGCACAGCAATATTACTAACACAAATAGAAAAGTGAGCACACAACAGCACTATGCTAAAACCAGTTGAatacaaaggtggacacaaaatgctggaataactcagcaggtgaggaaacatttatagagagaaggaattggcgaagtttcgggtctagacccttctgaagggtctagacccgaaacgtcaccaattccttctatgcatagatgctccagcattttgtgtccacctttgatttaaccagcatctgtagttctttccttaaACATGAATACAAAGCTGGACAGTTTAAAATCCAGTTTCTCAAAATGAGTATTGTTACAATCTGGTCTAAGACCATGATAAAGCTTTTAAAAGCAAGATGTTTTACATTCAAACTCCAATGTAGCATGAAGCAGTTCTGTAGTGCTGCAGCCGAGTGCTACCCCAGTAACAGCAACAGCCAAAGACAATGATTGTCACAAGTTAGGCTGCCAGCAGCACTCGTTATTGTATTACATCCTGTATCCATTTGTGAACAGCTGCTGTCTCTGTATATAAGCCTGGATGGTCAGGTCTTCCACAGCCTACTCCAGCGGAAACAACTCCTGCAACTATCCATGCACCAGAATTCTTATCTTGGCACAGCAATGGTCCTCCAGAATCACCCTggggagaaaagaaaaacaagttTACAACCTGTGGCAGTCAGGGGGGTCGTTATGTTGCTGCAACTAGTCTGACACATCAGGTTCAAACCACAAAATGATtgtttctttccacagatactcctAACCTGCTGAGATCTTTCCAGAATTGTTTCTACTTGTGAAATACATTGTGTTCATCTGCCCTTGGTTGCTGCAATGCTGTTTTAACAGCAGGGAGAGTCAGGATTGGAGAAAATGAATGTTATATGCCTCCATTTCCTGTTTTATTTTCAAAGATTATTACATCAGGGGAGAAGACTCCGGCCATTCCAACCAACATTTTGGATGTGTACAGTTATTGAAATGTAGTGATGGGGCAACTAGTTTCTGAATAGGCTGATAGTGGGATTCATTAATTTGCCATATTTAAGGGCAGAATAGCAAGTTAAAGAaagattcactttttttttttgttgcataaaTCCCAGAAAAACAATAGCCAGTTTCAATTCTTGGCTCCACTTAATGATCACCAATTTATTCCTGCATGCGCAATAGGGCTTGTTAACATCTCCTCACTGGTGAGGAATTTAGACTGAAGGTGCCATGCATCATCCCAGTGTATAATTAAAAACACTGCCACAAATGTAGTTAACATACAGGAAAGGAGCTTGTAACGAACAATGCATGATTTCCATCACTAGATCTACCTCCAACACCACACACAGCCAAACATTCAGATCCTCCACCCACTTTAACAACTTAACCAGAATTCCAACACCCATCAGTATCCAGCTCCATTTCTTGCCAAGTAGAGTTACATCCAAGAAAGAAGAAAGTGGATCATCCCAAGAAGAGTAAACTAATCAAAACAATTCCATACCAGACATGCATCTCTGCCTCCTTCAGGTGCCCCTGCACAAATCATGTGTGTAGTTATAGTTGGCATCTTCTTCTGGCACTGGGTGTTGGTGAATACATTCACTTCAGTCTTCAAAAGCTCATTACTTGACGATCCAGCTGTCAAGGAACAGTAGGAAGTTAGTTTGTAATCCAAGACAGTTACAATACGTGCCAAGTGTCATTCCAGCCCCTTTATGATTGTACTGTTGCCACATTACAAAAGATCACACCAGATAAATGGCTACACAAATCGATTGACctttatgttggcattcatagcaaaaggatttgagtataggagcagggaggttctactgcagttgtacagggtcttggtgagaccacacctggagtattgcgtacagttttggtctcctaatctgaggaaagacattcttgccataaagggagtacagagaaggttcaccagactaattcctgggatgttaggactttcatatgaagaaagactggatagactcgacttgtactcactagaatttagaagattgaagggggatcttatagaaacttacaaaattcttaaggggttggacaggctagatgcaggaagattgttcccgatgttggggaagtccagaacaaggggtcacagtttaaggataagggggaattattttaggaccgagatgagaaaaaaaaaattcccacagagagcggtgaatctttgccacagaaggtagttgaggccagttcattggctatatttaagagggagttaaagtggctaaaggtatcaggaggtatggagagaaggcacatacaggatactgagggatgatcagccatgatcctattgaatggcggtgcaggctcgaagggccgaatggcctactcctgcacctattttctatgtttccatgtttctaaataaAATAGGTCTGACATATTTAGCcagaaagttttttttaatattttgcccAAATAACTGTTATCCCTTCTAAATTATCTTGCTCTCATTTTAAACACAAGACTTACATTGCCGGAACagagattatttaaaaaacaaaaaacaattttGGGTGACCCAAAATGGCAAGAGGACAAATTTTGCATAATTTTGATCATTACCATTTTCACTTGTTTGGCCCCATCCAATTGTTGTACATATTTGACCAGAAATGGAAGTCGATGCTGCAGGTAGACAAGCTGGTTGGATAAAGTCTGTGTATTCAACTGGCTCGGACAACTCCAGTAGGGCAACATCGTAATTAAAGTTAGTTGATGCATCAGGATGAAtctctattttttttattttttgtctctggATATCCTTTGTTGGCCGATTCAAGAAATGGAGTCCAAAAACAGCTTCCCAGTACTCTGCGCTACTAGAATTCAAAGATAAATTGAAACAAGTTTGAACTTATTCATGCAAaaattattaaacattttttgtctgtattccccccccccccccaccccccccccccgttgattTAACCTTTCCCCAGTTACAGAGCCAGATTAAAGAAAATTGTGTCAAATGTTCATCCATATTCAAGTTTCTTTGACACTAAATGTTCACTGGACATGTTGACAAATAAAGCATAATCACATTTAAGAACTGCTTATTGTAAAATTAATACAGTAGTTGTTAATATTCTAATGAGCAGTAGTAATGGTTCCTCAAACGTCACACTATCCAGCGTTAAAACAATGATCTCAACCTCTTTTGCTTTGGCACATCCTGTTTCTAATGCCCATTTAAGCTGTGCCAGTTCTATCCAAATTACTGGTCAGTTCCCCATGAGGTGTACATGGTCTTCATTGGGCAACTAATtcttggattgtcaccttgtcatggtggagaagcttgtgtggacctgatatcctgagagcaatgccatctggagctatgctacTGATAGGGCCACCCGTGGTGGTAAGATCGAGGgggcaaagagcaatccaaccaagacctcaacagtggaacaggcagaggacaaTGGCTGatattagtggagcgtcacaacggctggttaggtggatgaaggctgcagcagaaaagggtctctggtcatcttggactccatgtcaccagatcctgacccagatctgtcaaggaccgtggggtggctgcctgtgcaccagtctccccacgttaaacaaagtcacacacaggcatcctccatatagctCCGGAATATGCGGAGGAGACCACCACTTGGCGGTCCAACGGGTAGGAAGGTGAACCCAGCAAAGCTTCGTGGACTGCAATTAGGGCACAATGTTCATGTAGAACACTGGtggccatccactgcatcctGCCCTATCGCCAGCTGTCTTGCCTACATCTTGCCACTGGAACAGATAAGCCAGGATGAGAGAGTGAGGCTGACGATTTGCGCAACtctccctcactttaatccaagtcaagCACAAGTCATGACTTCAGGACCCGTACCGCCCAACTGGGTGAAGCAAGATCACCACAGGAGCGCATGCAGCTGAGAAGAAGCGCACTGCAGAAGCTCAGAGAAAAAACGCCATGCGCAAGGCTCGAGCCACTTCAACTTCTACTGCAGCACCCACTCAACTGTGTCCCATATGCAAGCGAGCCTTCCGGGCCCGGACCGGTCCCACCAGTCACCTCCGGAcccacaaacaaaacattgaAGTAATGGTCTTCTTCGACTACGAAGGACGAACAACAACAATTCTTCTGCACAAAGTAAAACAATTGGTGTTCAGGTAGCATATCCTAGATGCTTAACTATTCACCATAAATAATCATCCTCATGGAAAATAGTTAATCAGCGTTCAGGATTCTACCTGAAGAAACAAGTTGAATAGAATGCTTAAGCAAGCCACATAGAGGAATCACAGACGTGTTGTGATATTGCACAATTGCCAAATGTAGAAGTTGATATTACAGACTTCCAATTAACAGATCATTTCACAGTGAACTGAAGGACATTAACAACAAACATCAATTTGACTAGCCTTTAGAATGTAGCAAACTACATTTACATGTGTTATATTACATATCAGGATCAGGTTATCTTCAAGATATTAATCACAGGGGAGCAGcaatagagaaacaaaaccaatattttttttaagctATCGATGAAGGAAATGGTATTTACCTGTTCCTGACGCAATGGGCAGCAGATAAAATCCATCGACAGGAGATGAGTGTTGCTGCACATCTGTGGCTATTGCTCAACTGTAAACTGACAATAAAAGGCCACTCGCCATCATCGGTGCTTGACCCACCGACAATCCTGTCAGATCGGGTTTTCCGTTGGCCACATCCTTTCAAATAAAAAGTAAATAATATGTTAATATGCCAAACCCTCAAAATTTCCCCTTGATCTGCAAAAATTTTAAATGCAAGCTTTGAGGCCATTAATGTTATGAAGTGCTAACTGAAGCCATCTAGTCCCTTTAcacaagatgttactcaaaacctaTGCCAaaggaaacatttaaaaatatcccATTATGTCCTAACCTAGACTTTCATCTTCCACTGATCACCAATGACCTTAGTCATCATTTCTTAGAAAATAAAACAGTGAAAATAATAGCAAACTGTATTCTCCCATCTCAGGTTTCATccataattctgtttctctccctGCCTGTCTtccactctgccccctctccctcccatccccataTAAAATAATGTGCCAAATTGTTGCACTGGTAACAGCTTGCACAAAATCAAATCAATCCTCTCCCATTTAgagcgctcacacacacacacacgcacacagtctCTGTGATCACATGGATTTCATCTATGTCCTCTACTTTATTCCGCAATTCAAGAATGTGAGGATTTTGAGCATTGCGAAAATGTAGGCACGAAGTAGAATCTGTGGAGGAATTGATGGGAATATGCGGACAATAATAGTTCAGTACAGAGCTAGCCCAGAAATTGGTCGCCAATGGTCAGTGAGGGTTCAGAGAATTAAAGCACccattttcatgttgtatctctatacTATTACAACTTACCACAGGCTGTATATTCAGATCTTCTGCAAGCTTCACTGTCCGTGCACGTGTGAGGGAGGTAAAAGACTGAAATACAAAACA
The sequence above is a segment of the Amblyraja radiata isolate CabotCenter1 chromosome 1, sAmbRad1.1.pri, whole genome shotgun sequence genome. Coding sequences within it:
- the LOC116976580 gene encoding testisin-like, with product MKMTSANVEAAKTEEARTRLPTSRAFKILAIVSVSLFVLIIAALVAFMLVFYLPHTCTDSEACRRSEYTACGCGQRKTRSDRIVGGSSTDDGEWPFIVSLQLSNSHRCAATLISCRWILSAAHCVRNSSAEYWEAVFGLHFLNRPTKDIQRQKIKKIEIHPDASTNFNYDVALLELSEPVEYTDFIQPACLPAASTSISGQICTTIGWGQTSENAGSSSNELLKTEVNVFTNTQCQKKMPTITTHMICAGAPEGGRDACLGDSGGPLLCQDKNSGAWIVAGVVSAGVGCGRPDHPGLYTETAAVHKWIQDVIQ